A genomic stretch from Desulfotignum balticum DSM 7044 includes:
- a CDS encoding IS110 family transposase, with the protein MKNTITIGIDLGDKFHIAVVFDGEGNELETARVTNTKAGVSKFFQPYKNARVAMEAGTHSPWISRLLIEMGLTVYVGNPRKLRFIWDSVDKSDARDARVLGMVCRIEPRFLHPLQHRNSQAQADLASIKSRDMLVKSRTQLINHVRGLVKANGERLPKCSSESFAKKCEPLVPPELRSALESVFKTIFHLNERIKELDRHIEHLSMERYPETQYLRQVAGIGPITALCFVLTLEDPARFAKSRQVGPFLGLTPRRDQSGDTDKQLPITKAGNSYMRQLLVGSAQYIMGPFGPESNLRLHGLSIAARGGKNAKKRAVVAVARKLAVLLHRLWVTKDNYQPFYGMNKKAA; encoded by the coding sequence ATGAAAAATACTATCACAATTGGAATCGATTTGGGAGACAAATTTCACATAGCAGTGGTATTTGACGGTGAGGGCAACGAACTGGAGACTGCCCGGGTGACCAATACAAAGGCCGGTGTCAGCAAATTTTTTCAGCCGTACAAAAATGCCAGGGTGGCCATGGAGGCGGGTACTCATTCTCCGTGGATCAGTCGCTTGCTGATTGAAATGGGGTTGACCGTTTATGTAGGCAATCCCCGCAAATTAAGATTCATCTGGGACAGTGTTGATAAATCCGATGCCCGTGATGCCCGGGTATTGGGTATGGTCTGCCGGATCGAACCCCGGTTTTTACATCCGTTGCAACACCGCAATAGCCAGGCACAAGCGGATCTGGCATCAATCAAGTCCCGTGATATGCTGGTCAAGAGCCGCACCCAGCTAATCAACCATGTCCGAGGGCTTGTCAAGGCTAATGGAGAGCGTTTGCCCAAATGCAGTTCAGAAAGCTTTGCCAAAAAATGTGAACCCCTTGTGCCGCCTGAGCTTCGATCTGCCTTGGAATCCGTGTTTAAAACCATCTTCCATTTGAATGAACGGATAAAGGAGCTTGACCGTCATATTGAGCACCTGAGCATGGAACGGTACCCGGAAACACAATATTTGCGTCAGGTAGCCGGTATCGGTCCGATCACCGCACTGTGCTTTGTCTTAACCCTTGAAGATCCTGCACGCTTTGCCAAAAGCCGTCAGGTAGGACCATTTTTAGGGCTGACACCCCGGCGGGATCAATCCGGAGATACAGACAAACAGCTTCCCATTACCAAAGCAGGAAATTCTTATATGCGCCAGCTGCTGGTGGGCAGCGCCCAGTATATTATGGGACCGTTCGGACCGGAGAGTAATCTGCGCCTGCATGGTCTGTCGATTGCCGCACGAGGAGGCAAAAACGCCAAGAAACGGGCGGTGGTGGCAGTGGCCAGGAAACTGGCGGTGCTGCTGCATCGACTGTGGGTGACCAAAGATAATTATCAACCATTTTATGGCATGAACAAAAAAGCGGCCTGA
- a CDS encoding type IV toxin-antitoxin system AbiEi family antitoxin domain-containing protein, whose protein sequence is MNRPSAPTKILLAFFVEMDNIYPTYKYIGTLLSMNEKKNKPSACEKARQIIREGGGMIKTSEAIQAGIHPRTLYQLRDMGDLEQLSRGIYRLAEIETVSNPDFVIVATRIPISVICLISALSFHEITTQIPHEVSVAIPKDSKPPVINYPPMQFHKFSAGSFRAGVESHQIDGVNIKVYSPEKTLADCFKFRNKIGMDVVLEALKLYKSRMKFDHKKILEYARICRVDKIVLPYLEANI, encoded by the coding sequence ATGAATCGCCCCAGCGCACCAACAAAAATTTTACTTGCGTTTTTTGTTGAGATGGATAATATTTACCCTACTTATAAATATATAGGGACTTTATTATCCATGAATGAAAAGAAAAATAAACCCAGCGCTTGTGAAAAGGCCAGACAGATCATTCGCGAAGGCGGAGGGATGATTAAAACATCTGAGGCGATTCAGGCCGGAATACATCCCAGAACGCTTTATCAGCTGCGGGATATGGGAGACCTTGAGCAACTCTCCAGAGGGATTTACCGACTGGCGGAGATTGAAACCGTTTCAAACCCCGACTTTGTTATTGTTGCCACCAGAATTCCCATTTCGGTCATCTGCCTGATATCCGCACTGTCCTTCCATGAAATTACCACACAGATTCCCCACGAAGTTTCTGTGGCAATACCAAAGGATAGCAAGCCTCCTGTGATCAACTATCCACCTATGCAATTTCATAAATTTTCTGCAGGATCCTTTCGGGCAGGCGTTGAGAGCCATCAAATCGATGGCGTTAACATCAAGGTTTACAGTCCGGAAAAAACACTGGCAGACTGCTTTAAGTTTCGGAATAAAATTGGAATGGATGTCGTGCTTGAGGCGTTGAAGCTCTATAAAAGCAGAATGAAATTCGATCATAAAAAGATATTGGAGTACGCCAGGATCTGTCGCGTGGATAAAATTGTGCTCCCCTATTTGGAAGCCAATATATGA
- a CDS encoding ATP-binding protein — protein MNGKGSASNSAWPAYFYYTFSNRSSDDIFTPALTSPEKIIDMLSIYHGSRISSDHTLIIFDEIQSSPETLTSLKYFCEDAPEYHIATAGSLLGVKVGQSAPFPVGKVNFLDMYPMSFSEFLDAVGKNQLRLFIDDKTDFNPVPKSFHAELTDLLKMYYFVGGMPEAVRQYAENKDLNKVRNIQDEVLSAYTIDFSKYTTRSEAIRLSNIWASIPGQLARENKKFTFAQIEKNARAREYNESIQWLVDAGLVTKVNNIKTAKLPLSGYQDNKFKLYLLDTGLLGAMINVPQKAIIEGDRLFSEYNGAFVENYVAQEFVVHGRKDLYYWSSKNTAEVDFVVALENQILPLEVKAGISRQKKSLRVYGEKFNPPVLSRSTLMNFKEDGKIRNYPLYAVYKFSKLGVRPALL, from the coding sequence ATAAACGGGAAAGGGTCGGCCAGCAATTCTGCCTGGCCGGCCTATTTTTACTATACATTTTCAAACCGGTCATCTGATGACATTTTCACACCGGCGCTGACATCACCTGAAAAAATAATTGATATGCTTTCAATTTATCACGGGTCACGCATATCATCTGATCACACACTCATTATATTTGATGAAATTCAAAGCTCGCCTGAGACACTTACCAGCTTGAAATATTTTTGTGAGGATGCCCCGGAATATCATATTGCCACGGCAGGTTCCCTGCTGGGCGTAAAAGTGGGTCAATCTGCCCCATTTCCCGTGGGGAAAGTTAATTTTCTTGATATGTACCCCATGTCATTCAGTGAATTTCTTGATGCTGTCGGGAAAAACCAGTTACGGCTGTTTATTGATGATAAAACCGATTTTAACCCTGTCCCGAAAAGCTTTCATGCCGAGCTTACAGATTTATTGAAAATGTATTATTTTGTCGGCGGCATGCCTGAAGCGGTAAGGCAATATGCTGAGAATAAGGATTTGAATAAGGTGCGAAATATTCAAGATGAGGTTCTATCGGCTTATACAATCGATTTTTCCAAATATACAACCAGGTCTGAGGCTATCCGGCTTTCCAATATATGGGCAAGTATTCCCGGACAACTGGCCAGGGAAAATAAAAAATTTACCTTTGCTCAAATTGAAAAAAATGCCCGGGCAAGGGAGTATAATGAATCGATTCAATGGCTGGTTGATGCAGGGCTGGTGACCAAAGTAAATAACATCAAGACTGCAAAACTGCCTCTTTCCGGATATCAGGATAATAAGTTCAAACTCTATCTTCTTGATACGGGCCTGCTGGGCGCCATGATCAATGTTCCGCAAAAGGCCATCATTGAAGGCGATCGTTTGTTCAGTGAATATAATGGCGCGTTTGTTGAAAATTATGTGGCGCAGGAGTTTGTCGTCCATGGCCGGAAAGATTTATATTATTGGTCAAGTAAAAACACAGCAGAAGTTGATTTTGTTGTTGCCTTGGAAAATCAGATTTTACCCCTTGAGGTGAAAGCAGGAATAAGCAGGCAGAAAAAGAGTTTGCGTGTTTATGGAGAAAAATTCAACCCTCCTGTATTGTCACGCTCAACTCTGATGAATTTTAAAGAGGATGGCAAAATCAGAAATTATCCTCTTTATGCGGTGTATAAATTCAGCAAGCTCGGGGTCAGGCCTGCGTTATTGTAG
- the istB gene encoding IS21-like element helper ATPase IstB, with product MKDITDFLSYLKLPFIRENYEVMGKTAARNQWDHIQYLSELVEQESNLRRDRSIQRRIKQARFPVIKTMDQFDWSWPKKINQAQVKNLFRLKCIEEKSNIVLIGSVGVGKSHIATALGYQACLKNHTVLFASAIDAVNNLIAAQHTGRLKQELKTYLKPSLLIMDELGYLPIDKNGADLLFQIISERYERGAIVITTNRVFKEWPEIFNNDSTLTSALLDRLLHHTEAVVIEGDSYRMRKTAKE from the coding sequence ATGAAAGATATCACTGATTTTCTGTCATATCTGAAACTGCCCTTTATCCGTGAAAACTATGAAGTCATGGGAAAAACGGCAGCCCGCAACCAGTGGGACCATATTCAATACTTATCGGAACTGGTGGAACAGGAGTCCAACCTGCGCCGGGACCGGTCTATCCAGCGTCGGATCAAACAGGCACGGTTCCCGGTCATCAAAACCATGGATCAGTTTGACTGGTCCTGGCCGAAAAAGATCAACCAGGCCCAGGTAAAGAATCTGTTCCGCCTCAAGTGTATCGAGGAAAAAAGCAACATCGTCCTTATCGGTTCCGTGGGCGTGGGAAAAAGCCATATTGCCACCGCTCTTGGTTATCAGGCCTGCCTGAAAAATCATACGGTCCTGTTTGCCTCAGCTATTGATGCGGTGAACAATCTGATCGCCGCCCAGCATACGGGGCGTTTGAAACAGGAGCTGAAAACGTATCTCAAGCCTTCTTTGCTGATCATGGACGAACTGGGGTACTTGCCCATTGATAAAAACGGTGCCGATCTGTTGTTCCAGATCATCAGTGAAAGATATGAACGGGGAGCCATTGTGATCACCACAAACCGGGTGTTCAAGGAGTGGCCGGAAATCTTCAACAATGACAGTACGCTGACCTCCGCTTTACTGGATCGCCTTCTACACCATACAGAAGCGGTTGTAATCGAGGGTGACAGCTATAGAATGAGGAAAACAGCGAAAGAATAA
- the istA gene encoding IS21 family transposase, whose translation MIDYETYVRIRTLFTRDGLNYSQIAEELALDHRTVARWANEKQYLPRRSARKASKLDPFKNDIVRMLEKHSYTGRQVFQRIQENGFDGGITIVNDYVRKIRPPRVTPYLKLVFAPGECAQVDWGSFGNVRVGSTSRRLSFFVMVLCHSRMMYVEFTVSQTMEHFLGCHQNAFHFFGCVPQKIMVDNLKSAVLKRGIGKEPVFNPRYMDFANHYGFKIVPCNVGKGNEKGIVENAVGYVKKNLLNGLDISDFKIMKPLVRHWLDTVANVRNHGETGQRPVDMFTEEKVSLQPLPVEPYDIGTVSQARANRQFRVTIDTNRYSVPAQLAGVRLTVKLYPDRLCFYHDNKLVARHVRSYDRRCDYEHPDHPKVLLAQRRKARDQKIFMRFLSLSDKSQEYYRQMEQRRMNPFHHIRQIVALSEIYSSEQVKRAIDDALHFKAFSCDYIANLLEQRSRQVEEPGALHLTRNSDLLDLTIQQPDLSIYDLGGDK comes from the coding sequence ATGATTGATTATGAAACCTATGTCCGGATCAGGACCTTATTTACCCGGGATGGACTCAATTACAGTCAGATTGCCGAGGAACTTGCGCTGGATCACCGGACAGTTGCCCGGTGGGCCAATGAAAAACAGTATCTGCCCAGACGATCGGCCAGAAAAGCCAGCAAACTGGACCCTTTTAAAAACGATATCGTACGGATGCTTGAAAAGCATTCTTATACTGGAAGACAGGTGTTCCAGCGCATACAGGAGAATGGTTTTGACGGCGGCATCACCATTGTGAACGATTATGTGCGTAAAATCCGGCCGCCCCGGGTAACGCCGTATCTAAAACTGGTGTTTGCTCCCGGCGAGTGCGCCCAGGTGGACTGGGGCAGCTTTGGCAATGTGCGGGTGGGGTCCACCAGCAGAAGGTTGAGTTTTTTTGTCATGGTGTTGTGCCACAGCCGCATGATGTATGTGGAATTCACCGTGTCCCAGACCATGGAGCACTTTTTGGGATGCCATCAGAATGCCTTTCATTTTTTTGGCTGTGTGCCTCAGAAGATCATGGTGGACAATCTCAAATCAGCGGTACTGAAAAGAGGCATCGGCAAGGAACCGGTCTTCAATCCCCGGTATATGGACTTTGCCAACCATTACGGGTTTAAAATTGTTCCCTGTAATGTGGGAAAAGGCAATGAAAAAGGCATTGTTGAAAATGCCGTCGGATATGTCAAAAAGAACCTGCTCAATGGTTTGGATATCTCTGATTTTAAAATCATGAAACCGCTTGTTCGGCACTGGCTTGATACGGTGGCCAATGTCCGGAACCACGGAGAAACCGGCCAAAGACCTGTGGATATGTTCACAGAAGAAAAAGTAAGTCTTCAACCGCTGCCGGTGGAACCGTATGATATTGGTACGGTCAGTCAGGCCCGGGCGAACCGTCAGTTCAGGGTGACCATCGATACCAATCGATACAGTGTGCCGGCCCAGCTGGCCGGAGTCAGGCTGACAGTAAAACTGTATCCCGACCGGTTGTGTTTTTACCACGACAACAAGCTGGTGGCCCGGCATGTCAGGAGCTATGACCGCCGCTGCGATTATGAACATCCGGATCATCCCAAGGTGCTTCTGGCTCAACGGAGAAAAGCCAGGGATCAGAAGATATTCATGCGTTTCTTAAGTCTGTCTGACAAATCTCAGGAGTACTACCGGCAGATGGAACAGCGCCGGATGAATCCGTTCCACCATATCCGCCAGATCGTTGCCCTGTCCGAAATTTACTCTTCAGAACAGGTAAAACGGGCTATCGATGATGCCCTTCATTTTAAAGCCTTTTCCTGCGATTATATCGCCAACCTTCTGGAGCAGCGGTCCCGGCAGGTGGAAGAACCGGGTGCGCTTCACCTGACCCGGAACAGCGACCTTCTGGATTTAACCATCCAGCAACCGGATCTGTCCATTTACGATTTAGGGGGTGACAAATGA
- a CDS encoding AAA family ATPase produces the protein MKRDIYKQLVSWKLSSSRKPLVLKGARQVGKTYILKEFGKGEYDNVAYFNFEEDPDLNEIFSGRLSPLMAVVKMQPEHRCETV, from the coding sequence ATGAAAAGAGACATCTATAAACAATTGGTTTCATGGAAATTATCGTCGTCAAGAAAGCCTCTCGTACTTAAGGGGGCGCGGCAGGTTGGCAAAACATATATCCTTAAGGAATTTGGGAAAGGGGAGTATGACAATGTCGCTTATTTTAATTTTGAAGAAGACCCGGATCTGAACGAAATTTTTTCAGGAAGGCTGTCACCTCTCATGGCCGTTGTAAAAATGCAGCCAGAGCATCGGTGTGAAACTGTATAG
- a CDS encoding WecB/TagA/CpsF family glycosyltransferase — protein MTPELILGYPISTLPKDESIRQIRNWLETEGNEKVFVCANPHSLVIADADPEFRAAIHGADLVTPDGAGIVLASRLRRGRIRERVTGSDIFYGLSRAVDQGVAGRPCRYFFLGSTPETLGKIEKKLAVDYPGIAFAGAYSPPFKEVFSEADSRKMVDAVNAAKPDVLWVGMTAPKQEKWIHQHRDRLDVRFIGAVGAVFDFYTGRVKRSSPVFQKLGLEWLPRLIQEPRRLFYPI, from the coding sequence ATGACCCCAGAATTGATTCTTGGTTACCCCATATCCACGCTTCCTAAAGACGAAAGCATCCGCCAGATCCGGAATTGGCTTGAAACGGAAGGCAACGAAAAAGTATTCGTGTGCGCCAACCCCCATTCCCTGGTGATAGCGGATGCGGACCCGGAGTTTCGGGCCGCGATTCATGGGGCCGACCTGGTGACGCCGGACGGGGCCGGGATTGTGCTGGCATCCAGGCTCCGGCGCGGGCGGATCCGGGAGCGGGTCACGGGCAGCGATATTTTCTACGGGCTGAGCCGGGCTGTGGACCAGGGCGTTGCCGGGCGGCCGTGCCGGTATTTTTTCCTGGGGTCCACACCGGAGACACTGGGAAAGATCGAAAAAAAACTGGCAGTCGATTATCCGGGGATCGCGTTTGCCGGGGCGTATTCGCCGCCGTTCAAGGAAGTGTTCAGCGAGGCGGACAGCCGGAAGATGGTGGATGCGGTGAATGCGGCCAAGCCGGATGTGCTGTGGGTGGGGATGACCGCACCCAAGCAGGAAAAATGGATCCACCAGCACCGGGACCGGCTGGATGTACGATTTATCGGGGCTGTGGGCGCCGTGTTCGACTTTTACACCGGCCGGGTGAAGCGTTCCTCACCCGTGTTCCAGAAGCTGGGCCTGGAATGGCTGCCACGGTTGATCCAGGAGCCCCGGCGCCTGTTTTATCCTATATAG
- a CDS encoding ATP-binding protein: protein MEKILISHNRHWETPYRGLYPRQVFQKLVRQLSARHIQVLQGIRRSGKSTVFKLMINHLGALHDPMEILYLNLEDPFFIQFSQSPEKLYDVIDTARKLTGKKVRYLFLDEVQAIGGWEKYVKTVYDNEMFEKIFITGSNASLLSGEFATLLTGRYLSGMVYPLSFSEVMAIKNITSHIQMVRRKADVLAVVDDMLRYGSFAEVYDSDDQDLKRDIVSMYYDSILLKDCVSNNHVRDIKSFRELSYYLISNITATYSYNSLGKAVGIHDKSAREFVAYLQQAYLLFELRLFSWSVKEQQNNRKKPYVIDNGFINLSFAFSPNSGRLLENLVFSELCKASKEIYFYNKGFECDFIIKNPDHSLAAIQVCHELTDQNEKREVGGLKKFDAQYPVVSKTIITYDQETTVDGIDVVPFWKFFGE from the coding sequence ATGGAAAAAATATTAATATCCCATAACCGCCATTGGGAAACTCCCTATAGAGGTCTGTACCCGAGACAGGTGTTCCAAAAACTGGTCAGGCAGCTTTCAGCAAGGCATATCCAGGTATTGCAGGGGATCCGGAGAAGCGGCAAGTCCACGGTGTTCAAGCTGATGATCAATCACCTTGGGGCATTGCACGACCCCATGGAAATTTTGTACCTGAACCTTGAGGACCCTTTTTTCATCCAGTTCAGCCAGTCCCCTGAAAAACTCTACGACGTCATCGATACGGCCCGAAAATTGACGGGGAAAAAAGTCCGATACCTTTTTCTGGATGAAGTCCAGGCCATCGGCGGATGGGAAAAATATGTAAAAACCGTGTATGACAATGAGATGTTTGAAAAAATATTCATCACCGGGTCGAACGCCTCTTTGCTCAGCGGAGAATTTGCCACCCTGCTCACGGGCAGGTATCTTTCCGGTATGGTGTATCCTTTGAGTTTTTCAGAGGTGATGGCCATCAAAAACATCACGTCCCATATCCAGATGGTGCGGCGGAAGGCGGATGTGCTTGCCGTGGTGGATGACATGCTCAGATACGGGTCGTTTGCGGAAGTGTATGACAGCGATGATCAAGACCTGAAAAGGGACATCGTTTCCATGTATTACGATTCCATACTGCTCAAGGACTGCGTGTCGAACAATCATGTCCGGGATATCAAAAGCTTCAGGGAGTTGAGCTATTATCTGATTTCAAACATCACTGCGACCTATTCCTACAACTCTCTGGGCAAGGCCGTGGGCATCCATGATAAAAGTGCCAGGGAATTTGTCGCCTATCTGCAACAGGCATATCTGCTGTTTGAACTCAGACTTTTTTCCTGGTCTGTCAAAGAACAGCAGAACAACCGGAAAAAGCCCTATGTGATAGACAACGGCTTTATCAACCTGTCTTTTGCCTTTTCGCCAAACAGCGGCAGGCTGCTTGAAAACCTGGTATTCAGTGAATTGTGCAAGGCCAGCAAAGAAATCTATTTTTACAACAAAGGGTTTGAGTGTGATTTTATCATTAAAAATCCAGATCACTCCCTGGCAGCGATCCAGGTTTGTCATGAGCTGACGGACCAGAACGAAAAGCGGGAAGTGGGCGGCCTGAAAAAATTCGACGCCCAATACCCGGTTGTTTCAAAAACGATCATCACCTATGACCAGGAAACCACCGTGGACGGGATAGATGTGGTGCCGTTTTGGAAATTTTTTGGGGAATGA
- a CDS encoding addiction module protein, producing MTLKEVMESARVLTAREKAFMAHCLISSLETQHDEDVDNAWKELAERRCDELLSGKISGMSWEEIKTQIRP from the coding sequence ATGACATTAAAAGAGGTCATGGAATCAGCCAGGGTACTGACAGCGCGTGAAAAGGCATTTATGGCACATTGTTTGATTTCTTCGCTGGAAACACAGCATGATGAGGATGTAGACAATGCGTGGAAAGAACTGGCTGAGAGACGGTGTGATGAACTGCTTTCCGGGAAGATCTCCGGAATGTCATGGGAAGAAATAAAAACGCAAATCAGGCCATAG
- a CDS encoding tetratricopeptide repeat protein, with protein MPPVMEMIRIILATIIGFGLAIYTIWTSLRGKASKYAFGGAVHALMGNDQYADIRYKKALEFDPMHFEALYYMARRHAGQREFSQSVSFYEKCLRQRPDDPNILFKLGAVFYDMNHIEAAVDLWKKFIEKSGNEPNIRMVKGLLEKIEKGEQEILSAPEFLNNFTWHEEGFGESCRIVIFLIAFAVEFFLLFTFLI; from the coding sequence ATGCCGCCTGTAATGGAAATGATCAGAATAATTTTAGCAACAATAATAGGATTTGGCCTCGCCATATATACGATATGGACATCTCTTCGCGGCAAGGCTTCAAAATATGCATTTGGAGGGGCTGTTCACGCCTTAATGGGAAATGACCAATATGCCGATATCCGGTATAAAAAGGCGCTTGAATTTGATCCGATGCATTTTGAAGCTTTGTATTACATGGCAAGAAGACATGCCGGCCAGAGGGAATTTTCCCAGTCGGTCTCATTTTATGAAAAATGCCTGAGGCAGCGGCCCGATGATCCCAATATCCTGTTCAAGCTTGGCGCTGTTTTCTATGATATGAACCACATCGAAGCGGCGGTTGACCTCTGGAAAAAGTTCATTGAAAAATCCGGAAATGAACCGAACATACGTATGGTAAAAGGGTTGCTTGAAAAGATAGAGAAAGGAGAGCAAGAGATTCTTTCAGCTCCGGAATTTCTGAATAATTTTACATGGCATGAAGAGGGGTTTGGCGAATCCTGCAGAATTGTCATATTTTTAATCGCCTTTGCAGTTGAGTTTTTCTTGCTTTTCACTTTCTTGATATAG
- a CDS encoding O-antigen ligase family protein, translating into MTPLMRGSVHAWAHTLIQIMVVLGLILVVVNHLQGENRRKKGRSSDTRAAKKYDSLDSRNRRESNAVSGIRDGLAPDRTLWWMIGPVAALGVWSTVMSPHPALALQGLIMLATYLGFFYLVVVSVRSRKEQRALVWVVVGTAAVLGVIGLLERYDVLTFTWWDYSGEVGKNHGSTRLSGVYVNANHMAGFLEMAIPMMLGMFLTRSREPEARIGMIALALFLIVCQALTLSRGGWTGTAVALVFMALVLLFKKGFVHKRLVGTLLGGVVVTALIVMASTPVVERIATLTQGEIEDSLTGRHTYWAGTRAMFADNLAAGTGPGTFSVAFSPYQVPGLAVLPRYAHSDFLQFPAETGILAIPVMLWIVYWFFRIGFNRLKSRSRQTQGITLGAMAALVALLIHSYSDGNLQIPANALLFIAISGAGLRSFR; encoded by the coding sequence TTGACCCCGCTGATGCGGGGATCGGTGCATGCCTGGGCCCACACCTTGATCCAGATCATGGTGGTGCTGGGGCTGATTCTGGTGGTGGTGAATCATCTGCAAGGGGAAAATCGCAGAAAAAAAGGCAGGTCCAGTGACACCCGGGCGGCAAAGAAATACGACAGCCTGGACAGCCGAAACCGCCGGGAATCAAATGCCGTTTCCGGGATCCGGGACGGGCTGGCCCCGGATCGGACGCTGTGGTGGATGATCGGACCGGTGGCGGCCCTGGGGGTGTGGTCCACGGTGATGTCGCCCCATCCGGCCCTGGCGTTGCAGGGGCTGATCATGCTGGCCACGTACCTGGGGTTTTTCTATCTGGTGGTGGTGTCGGTAAGATCCCGCAAAGAGCAGCGGGCACTGGTGTGGGTGGTGGTGGGCACGGCCGCGGTGCTGGGCGTGATCGGGCTGCTGGAACGCTATGATGTCCTGACCTTTACCTGGTGGGATTATTCCGGGGAAGTGGGAAAAAATCACGGCAGCACGCGGCTGTCCGGTGTGTATGTCAATGCCAACCACATGGCCGGATTCCTGGAGATGGCCATTCCCATGATGCTGGGGATGTTCCTGACCCGGTCCAGAGAGCCTGAGGCCCGCATCGGCATGATCGCATTGGCGCTGTTTCTGATTGTGTGCCAGGCCCTGACCCTGTCCCGGGGCGGGTGGACCGGCACGGCTGTGGCCCTGGTGTTCATGGCCCTGGTCTTGCTGTTCAAAAAAGGATTTGTACACAAGCGGCTGGTGGGGACCCTGCTGGGCGGTGTGGTGGTGACCGCGTTGATCGTTATGGCCAGCACACCCGTGGTGGAGCGCATCGCCACCCTGACCCAGGGAGAGATCGAGGACAGCCTCACGGGTCGTCACACCTACTGGGCCGGCACCCGGGCCATGTTTGCGGACAATCTGGCTGCCGGCACGGGGCCGGGAACCTTTTCCGTGGCGTTTTCGCCCTACCAGGTACCGGGGCTGGCAGTGCTCCCCAGATACGCCCACAGCGACTTTCTCCAGTTTCCGGCTGAAACCGGGATCCTGGCCATCCCCGTGATGCTGTGGATCGTGTACTGGTTCTTCCGAATCGGATTCAACCGCCTCAAAAGCCGCAGCCGCCAGACCCAGGGCATCACCCTGGGCGCCATGGCCGCACTGGTGGCCCTCCTCATCCACAGCTACTCCGACGGCAACCTCCAGATCCCCGCCAACGCCCTCCTTTTCATCGCCATCTCCGGCGCCGGCCTCCGCTCCTTCCGCTAA
- a CDS encoding DegT/DnrJ/EryC1/StrS family aminotransferase produces the protein MQFIDLAAQQKKIRAGIERRIGRVLDHGKYIMGPEVFELEAVLAEYVGVPHCITCASGTDALLMALMALDIQPGDEVITVPYTWISTAEVIALLRAKPVFVDIRPDTFNMDPEKIEAAITPKTRAIMPVGIYGQCADMTRINAIASRKGIPVIEDAAQCFGATHHGRRSCNLSLIGCTSFFPSKPLGCYGDGGAIFTPDDDLADRMRQIRIHGQKVKHQHPLVGINGRLDTIQAAILLEKFTLFPEECEARERIGRRYDTLLADIPDIVTPVIAPGNTSVYAQYTILATDRDALSDNLKSRDIPSVAYYTAPLHLQGAFADLGHQPGDFPVSEHVAAHCLSLPMSPYLTQTDQKAVAR, from the coding sequence ATGCAGTTTATCGATCTGGCGGCACAGCAGAAGAAAATCCGGGCCGGGATTGAGCGGCGGATCGGGCGGGTGCTCGATCATGGTAAATATATCATGGGGCCGGAGGTGTTTGAGCTGGAGGCGGTCCTGGCGGAGTATGTGGGGGTGCCCCACTGCATCACCTGTGCCTCGGGCACGGACGCGCTGCTTATGGCGCTCATGGCTTTGGATATCCAGCCGGGCGATGAGGTGATCACCGTGCCGTACACCTGGATCTCCACGGCTGAGGTCATTGCGCTGCTGCGGGCCAAACCCGTGTTTGTGGATATTCGGCCCGATACCTTCAACATGGACCCGGAGAAGATCGAGGCGGCCATCACCCCGAAGACCCGGGCCATCATGCCCGTGGGCATCTATGGCCAGTGCGCGGACATGACCCGGATCAACGCCATTGCCAGCCGGAAAGGCATCCCGGTGATCGAGGATGCGGCCCAGTGTTTCGGGGCCACCCACCACGGCCGGCGGTCGTGCAACCTGTCGCTGATCGGGTGCACCTCATTTTTTCCGTCCAAGCCGTTGGGGTGCTATGGGGACGGCGGCGCGATTTTCACGCCGGACGATGATCTTGCGGACCGGATGCGTCAGATCCGGATTCACGGGCAGAAGGTCAAGCACCAGCATCCCCTGGTGGGGATCAACGGCCGGCTGGACACGATCCAGGCCGCGATCCTGCTGGAAAAATTCACGCTGTTCCCGGAGGAATGCGAGGCCAGGGAGCGGATCGGCCGGCGCTACGACACCCTGCTGGCGGATATCCCGGACATCGTCACGCCGGTCATCGCGCCGGGCAACACCTCGGTCTATGCCCAGTATACCATCTTGGCCACAGACCGGGATGCTCTGTCTGACAACTTGAAATCCCGGGATATCCCGTCTGTGGCCTATTACACAGCCCCGCTGCATCTCCAGGGCGCGTTTGCCGACCTGGGCCATCAGCCCGGCGATTTCCCTGTATCGGAACACGTGGCAGCCCACTGCCTGAGCCTGCCCATGTCTCCCTATCTCACCCAAACTGACCAGAAAGCTGTAGCGAGGTAG